A stretch of Acropora palmata chromosome 9, jaAcrPala1.3, whole genome shotgun sequence DNA encodes these proteins:
- the LOC141891580 gene encoding uncharacterized protein LOC141891580: protein MQNVEESIDRYVNRLRKQAATCEFGTLTDELIRDKLVLGIRDESTELRLLKEDKLDLNKALHICRSNEIASSQLKAMNSDSNKAQNKEEIRVVRERKSKAPQKSRSTKQIQRKDASKSEFTRKKKYKCYNCGGSERHKLQDCPAYGRECKTCGKRNHFASVCLSKRSNDVKAVTSELDYDTDSHDDEYAFSIEEVGMIKEK from the coding sequence ATGCAAAACGTCGAAGAGTCGATAGATAGATACGTAAATCGATTGCGTAAACAAGCAGCAACATGCGAGTTTGGAACACTCACTGACGAACTCATACGGGATAAACTTGTCCTCGGAATTCGCGATGAAAGCACAGAACTGCGTCTTCTAAAAGAAGATAAACTGGATCTCAACAAAGCTCTACACATTTGCCGGAGCAACGAAATTGCAAGCAGTCAACTGAAAGCCATGAACTCAGATAGCAACAAAGCACAGAACAAAGAAGAAATACGTGTAGTTCGAGAGCGGAAGTCCAAGGCACCACAAAAGTCACGCAGCACAAAACAAATCCAAAGGAAAGACGCCAGCAAAAGTGAATTTActcgaaaaaagaaatacaaatgcTACAACTGTGGTGGTTCCGAAAGGCACAAACTACAGGACTGCCCAGCATATGGCAGAGAATGCAAGACCTGTGGCAAAAGGAACCACTTTGCATCTGTTTGTTTATCAAAAAGATCAAACGACGTGAAAGCGGTGACATCCGAATTGGACTACGACACCGACTCCCACGATGACGAATACGCATTCAGCATTGAGGAAGTTGGAATGAtaaaagagaaatga